In one window of Prosthecobacter sp. SYSU 5D2 DNA:
- a CDS encoding peptidylprolyl isomerase encodes METSKGTIEIELDAAKAPGSVANFVKYVKKGHFDGTIFHRVIPGFMIQGGGFTADMDQKSTDAPIQNEAKNGLKNVRGTLAMARTSNPHSASSQFFINLKDNGFLDYPGQDGWGYCVFGKVSKGLEVIDAIAAVPTTTKSGHQNVPVEAVTITSAKVSE; translated from the coding sequence ATGGAAACCAGCAAAGGCACCATCGAAATCGAACTCGATGCCGCCAAGGCCCCTGGCAGCGTAGCCAACTTCGTCAAATACGTGAAGAAAGGTCATTTTGATGGCACCATCTTCCACCGTGTGATCCCGGGTTTCATGATCCAGGGCGGCGGATTCACCGCTGACATGGATCAGAAGAGCACGGACGCCCCCATCCAGAACGAAGCCAAAAACGGCCTCAAAAACGTCCGTGGCACCCTGGCCATGGCCCGCACCTCCAATCCCCACAGCGCTTCCAGCCAGTTTTTCATCAACCTGAAGGACAACGGTTTCCTGGACTATCCTGGCCAGGACGGCTGGGGCTACTGCGTCTTCGGCAAGGTCAGCAAGGGCCTGGAAGTCATAGACGCTATCGCCGCAGTGCCGACGACCACCAAAAGCGGTCACCAGAATGTGCCGGTCGAAGCAGTGACCATCACTAGCGCCAAGGTCAGCGAATAA
- the bcp gene encoding thioredoxin-dependent thiol peroxidase: MNAKPEPGSDAPDFDAAVVGGEYAEGERLRLADLRGQTVVLYFYPKDDTPGCTKQACALRDGWEEIREKAKVFGVSTDGVKSHEKFIQKHALPFPILSDEDQQVVTAYGVWVEKNMYGKKYMGTERTTFVIGPDGKIRAVFPKVKPEEHLAQVLAVI, from the coding sequence ATGAATGCCAAGCCTGAACCCGGAAGTGATGCCCCTGACTTTGATGCCGCCGTAGTGGGCGGGGAGTATGCGGAGGGTGAGCGGCTGCGGCTGGCGGACCTGCGGGGGCAGACGGTTGTGCTTTACTTCTACCCGAAGGATGACACTCCCGGCTGCACCAAACAGGCCTGCGCGCTGCGCGACGGCTGGGAGGAGATCCGTGAAAAGGCAAAGGTCTTCGGCGTCAGCACAGATGGCGTGAAGAGCCACGAAAAATTCATCCAGAAACACGCCCTACCCTTCCCCATCCTGAGCGATGAGGACCAGCAGGTGGTGACCGCCTATGGCGTGTGGGTGGAGAAAAACATGTACGGAAAAAAATACATGGGCACGGAGCGGACGACGTTTGTCATCGGCCCCGATGGGAAGATCCGGGCGGTGTTTCCCAAGGTGAAGCCGGAAGAGCATCTGGCCCAGGTGCTTGCAGTGATATGA